The following proteins come from a genomic window of Aquimarina sp. MAR_2010_214:
- a CDS encoding helix-turn-helix domain-containing protein — MLDIGSKIISLRKKHSLSQSDLAKKVDVSRTIIGNYERNENAPSVDILLKIAKVFDVSVDYIIGEGQLSTYDKEVLKRIEDIEQLDQDTKSKLFFLIDNVIQNYKTKQAFS, encoded by the coding sequence ATGTTGGACATTGGAAGTAAGATTATCAGTTTAAGAAAGAAGCATAGCTTATCACAAAGTGACTTAGCTAAAAAAGTTGATGTTTCTAGAACTATTATTGGTAATTATGAACGTAATGAAAATGCACCTTCTGTAGATATACTCCTTAAAATAGCTAAAGTATTCGATGTATCTGTTGATTATATTATTGGTGAAGGTCAATTATCTACTTATGACAAAGAAGTTCTAAAACGTATTGAAGATATTGAGCAACTTGACCAAGACACTAAAAGTAAGCTCTTCTTTTTAATTGATAATGTGATACAGAACTATAAAACTAAACAAGCTTTCTCTTAA